Proteins encoded by one window of Mycolicibacterium cosmeticum:
- a CDS encoding circularly permuted type 2 ATP-grasp protein, producing the protein MSLRTLPNESVRTSRNSSGASKRQVGIFDGYNGRGGYAEAFDEMFDAQGNVRGPYKGIFAELSPSDASELEARTEALGRAFVDQGITFSLSGQERPFPLDLVPRVISAAEWTRLEKGITQRVKALEMYLDDIYGDQEILRDGVIPRRLITSCEHFHREAVGINPPNGVRIHVAGIDLVRDGQGTFRVLEDNLRSPSGVSYVMENRRTMARVFPNLFATHRVRAVGDYSSHLLRALRKAAASNEADPTVVVLTPGVYNSAYFEHSLLARQMGVELVEGRDLFCRDNTVYMRTTEGERQVDVIYRRIDDDFLDPMQFKPDSVLGVAGILNAARAGNVVISSAVGNGVGDDKLVYTYVPTIIEYYLGEKPLVANVDTFRCWLDEEREEVLDRVDELVIKPVEGSGGYGIVFGPDASAKELAAISKKIRADPRGWIAQPVVQLSTVPTRIGDKLVPRHVDLRPFAVNDGDGVWVLPGGLTRVALPEGSLVVNSSQGGGSKDTWVLASRTSAADRELAAAELVKAPPPKTGRAAKTAKPDRAPEPNSQQQQQQNQAVMR; encoded by the coding sequence GTGAGCCTACGAACACTGCCCAACGAATCGGTGCGGACGTCGCGCAATTCTTCCGGCGCGTCGAAACGCCAGGTCGGGATCTTCGACGGCTACAACGGCCGGGGCGGCTACGCCGAGGCCTTCGACGAGATGTTCGACGCGCAGGGCAATGTGCGCGGCCCGTACAAGGGCATCTTCGCCGAGCTGTCGCCGTCGGACGCCTCCGAATTGGAGGCGCGCACCGAGGCGCTCGGCCGGGCGTTCGTCGACCAGGGCATCACCTTCTCGCTGTCGGGTCAGGAGCGGCCCTTCCCGCTGGACCTGGTGCCGCGGGTCATCTCGGCGGCCGAGTGGACGCGGCTGGAGAAGGGCATCACCCAGCGGGTCAAGGCGCTGGAGATGTACCTCGACGACATCTACGGCGACCAGGAGATCCTGCGCGACGGGGTGATCCCACGCCGGCTCATCACCTCCTGCGAGCACTTCCACCGCGAGGCGGTCGGCATCAACCCGCCCAACGGGGTGCGCATCCACGTGGCCGGGATCGACCTGGTGCGCGACGGGCAGGGCACCTTCCGGGTGCTCGAGGACAACCTGCGCTCCCCGTCGGGGGTGTCCTACGTCATGGAGAACCGCCGCACCATGGCGCGGGTCTTCCCCAATCTGTTCGCCACCCACCGGGTGCGCGCCGTCGGTGACTACTCGTCGCATCTGCTGCGGGCCCTGCGCAAGGCCGCCGCCTCCAACGAGGCCGACCCGACGGTGGTGGTGCTCACCCCCGGCGTGTACAACTCCGCCTACTTCGAGCATTCGCTGCTGGCCCGGCAGATGGGCGTCGAACTGGTCGAGGGCCGCGATCTGTTCTGCCGTGACAACACCGTCTACATGCGCACCACCGAGGGCGAGCGGCAGGTCGACGTCATCTACCGCCGCATCGACGACGACTTCCTGGACCCCATGCAGTTCAAGCCGGACTCGGTGCTCGGTGTCGCCGGCATCCTCAACGCCGCCCGGGCCGGCAACGTCGTGATTTCCAGCGCCGTCGGCAACGGGGTCGGCGACGACAAACTGGTCTACACCTACGTGCCGACCATCATCGAGTACTACCTGGGTGAGAAGCCGCTGGTGGCCAACGTCGACACCTTCCGGTGCTGGCTGGACGAAGAGCGCGAGGAGGTGCTCGACCGGGTCGACGAGTTGGTGATCAAACCGGTCGAGGGTTCCGGCGGGTACGGCATCGTGTTCGGCCCGGACGCCTCGGCCAAGGAACTGGCCGCGATCTCCAAGAAGATCCGCGCCGACCCGCGCGGCTGGATCGCCCAGCCGGTGGTGCAGTTGTCCACCGTGCCGACCCGCATCGGGGACAAGCTGGTGCCCCGCCACGTCGACCTGCGCCCGTTCGCCGTCAACGACGGCGACGGCGTGTGGGTGCTGCCCGGCGGACTGACCCGGGTGGCGCTGCCGGAGGGCTCGCTGGTGGTGAACTCCAGCCAGGGCGGTGGCTCCAAGGACACCTGGGTGCTGGCGTCGCGCACCTCGGCCGCCGATCGGGAACTGGCCGCCGCCGAACTGGTGAAGGCGCCGCCACCGAAAACCGGCAGGGCCGCCAAGACGGCGAAACCGGACCGGGCGCCCGAGCCGAACTCACAACAGCAGCAGCAACAGAATCAGGCGGTGATGCGCTGA
- the rpsT gene encoding 30S ribosomal protein S20 codes for MANIKSQEKRIKTNERRRLRNQSVKSSLRTAVRGLREAIESGDKDKAGELLAATNRKLDKAASKGVIHKNQAANKKSALALAVNKI; via the coding sequence GTGGCCAACATCAAGTCGCAGGAAAAGCGCATCAAGACCAACGAGCGCCGTCGTCTGCGCAACCAGTCCGTCAAGTCGTCGCTGCGCACGGCTGTCCGCGGGCTGCGCGAGGCCATCGAGTCCGGCGACAAGGACAAGGCCGGCGAGCTGCTCGCCGCCACCAACCGCAAGCTGGACAAGGCCGCCAGCAAGGGCGTGATCCACAAGAACCAGGCCGCGAACAAGAAGTCCGCCCTGGCGCTGGCCGTCAACAAGATCTGA
- the holA gene encoding DNA polymerase III subunit delta, with protein sequence MSDGLHLVLGDEELLVERAVAEVLRGARKRAGSTDVPVDRLRAGEVSTSELAELLSPSLFAEERVVVLEAAAEAGKDAVTLIVTAAADLPPGTMLVVVHSGGGRAKAMADQLKKLGAHVHPCAKITKAAERVDFVRHEFRALKAKVDDDTVAAIIDAIGSDLRELSAACSQLVADTDGQINVAAVRRYHSGKAEVKGFDIADKAVLGDVSGAAEALRWAMLSGEPHVVLADALAEAVHTIARVGPLSGDPYRLAGELGMPPWRVQKAQKQSRRWSRDRVAQAMRVVAALNADVKGAAADADYALERAVRRVAELASDR encoded by the coding sequence GTGAGCGACGGACTGCACCTGGTACTCGGTGACGAGGAACTGCTCGTGGAGCGCGCCGTCGCGGAGGTGTTGCGCGGCGCCCGGAAACGCGCCGGCAGCACCGACGTGCCGGTGGACCGCCTGCGCGCCGGTGAGGTGAGCACCAGTGAGCTGGCCGAGTTGCTCAGCCCGTCGTTGTTCGCCGAGGAGCGGGTGGTGGTGTTGGAAGCGGCCGCCGAAGCCGGCAAGGATGCGGTGACGCTCATCGTTACGGCGGCGGCAGATCTCCCGCCCGGCACCATGCTGGTGGTGGTGCACTCCGGCGGCGGGCGTGCCAAGGCCATGGCCGACCAGCTCAAAAAGCTTGGTGCCCACGTGCACCCGTGCGCCAAGATCACCAAGGCCGCCGAGCGCGTCGATTTCGTCCGGCACGAATTCCGGGCGCTGAAAGCCAAGGTCGACGACGACACGGTGGCAGCGATCATCGACGCGATCGGATCGGACCTGCGTGAGCTGTCGGCGGCCTGCTCACAACTGGTGGCCGATACCGACGGCCAGATCAACGTGGCCGCGGTGCGCCGCTACCACAGCGGCAAGGCGGAGGTGAAGGGCTTCGACATCGCCGACAAGGCGGTGCTGGGCGACGTGTCCGGCGCGGCCGAGGCGCTGCGCTGGGCCATGCTCAGCGGCGAACCGCACGTCGTGTTGGCCGACGCCCTGGCCGAGGCGGTGCACACCATCGCGCGGGTCGGGCCGTTGTCCGGTGACCCGTACCGGCTCGCCGGCGAACTGGGCATGCCGCCGTGGCGGGTGCAGAAGGCGCAGAAGCAGTCGCGGCGCTGGTCGCGTGACCGCGTGGCGCAGGCGATGCGGGTGGTGGCGGCGCTCAACGCCGACGTCAAGGGCGCCGCGGCGGACGCGGACTACGCGCTGGAGCGTGCGGTGCGCCGGGTCGCCGAACTGGCGTCCGACCGGTAG
- a CDS encoding ComEC/Rec2 family competence protein: protein MSAERSPLDLRLVPAALTSWAVTAAGIVWPVGGGAAAAAAIVLALLLRRFTRRMAAREPGRPLFGADGVVAVAMVAAAFALSIGLRSHDVRHHPITARTGTTVTVTVTPAETPRVLAGGRLLFRAALRELAGAPADGAVTVFAPAWRGGEATAGRPTTFRARVGRPTRSDLTVAVLTAVGEPTVGRTPTVPRLAGHIRSAFAATARLVLPVDQAAMLPALVLGDTSMVPASVASDFRTAGLTHLTAVSGANVTIVCGTALLSAALIGPRLAAALAFVVLVAFVIVVEPSASVLRAAVMGGIGLLAMVSHRRRQAIPVLACSVIALMVGAPQLAVDVGFALSVVATAALVLIAPVWSQRLTDRGWPRPLAAAVSVAVAAQLVTAPLVAGITGRFSVLSVLANLAVAAVIPPITVIGTAAAVLAAWWPTGAGLLIRFTGPELWWLLQVAHRVAAVPGATVPVPSGPLGVVVVAAAGLGLVLGWRVRWVRLLVALGGVGLLAWTVSGVVGSA from the coding sequence GTGAGCGCCGAACGGTCACCGCTGGACCTGCGGCTGGTACCGGCCGCCCTGACCAGCTGGGCGGTCACCGCTGCCGGGATCGTCTGGCCGGTCGGAGGGGGAGCGGCGGCCGCCGCGGCGATCGTGCTGGCGCTCCTGCTGCGCCGATTCACTCGCCGGATGGCCGCACGCGAACCGGGGCGACCGCTCTTCGGGGCCGACGGAGTGGTGGCCGTGGCGATGGTCGCGGCGGCTTTCGCCCTGTCGATCGGTCTGCGGTCCCACGACGTCCGCCACCACCCGATCACCGCTCGCACCGGGACGACGGTGACGGTCACCGTGACACCCGCGGAGACGCCGCGCGTGCTGGCCGGCGGTCGGCTGCTGTTCCGGGCCGCGCTGCGGGAGCTGGCCGGCGCCCCGGCCGACGGCGCGGTGACGGTCTTCGCGCCCGCCTGGCGCGGCGGCGAGGCGACCGCGGGCCGCCCCACCACCTTCCGGGCCCGGGTGGGTCGGCCCACTCGCTCGGATCTGACTGTCGCGGTGCTCACCGCAGTGGGTGAGCCGACCGTTGGCCGTACACCCACCGTGCCGCGGCTGGCCGGTCACATCCGGTCGGCGTTCGCCGCGACCGCGCGGCTGGTGTTGCCTGTCGACCAGGCGGCGATGCTGCCCGCGCTCGTGCTGGGGGACACCTCGATGGTGCCCGCGTCGGTCGCCTCCGATTTCCGCACGGCCGGGCTGACCCATCTCACCGCGGTATCGGGCGCCAACGTGACGATCGTGTGCGGGACCGCCCTGCTCAGCGCGGCGTTGATCGGCCCGAGGTTGGCCGCGGCGCTGGCGTTCGTGGTGCTCGTCGCGTTCGTCATCGTCGTGGAGCCCTCGGCCAGCGTGCTGCGCGCGGCGGTGATGGGCGGTATCGGCTTGCTGGCCATGGTGTCGCATCGGCGCAGGCAGGCCATCCCGGTGTTGGCGTGCAGCGTCATCGCACTGATGGTCGGCGCGCCGCAACTCGCCGTCGACGTCGGGTTCGCGCTCTCGGTGGTGGCCACCGCCGCGCTGGTGTTGATCGCTCCGGTGTGGTCGCAGCGACTCACCGACCGGGGCTGGCCCCGGCCGCTGGCCGCGGCGGTCAGTGTGGCGGTGGCGGCCCAGTTGGTGACCGCCCCCTTGGTCGCCGGCATCACCGGCCGGTTCAGCGTGCTGTCGGTGCTGGCCAACCTGGCGGTCGCCGCCGTCATCCCGCCGATCACCGTCATCGGGACCGCCGCGGCGGTGCTGGCGGCCTGGTGGCCGACGGGTGCCGGGCTGCTCATCCGGTTCACCGGGCCCGAACTGTGGTGGCTGCTGCAGGTGGCCCATCGGGTCGCCGCGGTGCCGGGCGCCACCGTGCCGGTGCCCTCCGGACCGCTCGGCGTGGTGGTGGTCGCCGCCGCGGGGCTCGGCCTGGTGCTGGGCTGGCGCGTGCGCTGGGTGCGGCTGCTGGTGGCCCTCGGTGGGGTCGGACTGTTGGCATGGACCGTTTCCGGTGTTGTCGGGTCGGCGTGA
- a CDS encoding ComEA family DNA-binding protein, protein MDTESPAQRLTRRIGAAPDVDPASAPEEEADTSLSRWLPDHPPGSGDWIAALRADPGRAGVIALVAVGVLAVLVTVFTLLRDRTPPVASANLPAVQMVSSTSPTPSATEGPVVVSVVGLVHKPGLVTLTAGARIADALEAAGGPLDGADLVGLNMARRIADGEQIIVGITGPPGAPSPMGSSVSSNTVAAPAQPDTAPAGTAVDLNTATAEDLDALPGVGPVTAAAIIAWREANGRFGSVDQLGEVDGIGPARLEKLRNLVHV, encoded by the coding sequence ATGGACACCGAATCACCGGCGCAGCGGCTGACCCGGCGCATCGGCGCGGCGCCCGACGTTGACCCGGCCTCCGCGCCCGAAGAAGAGGCCGACACCTCGCTGTCGCGGTGGCTGCCCGACCACCCGCCCGGCTCGGGCGACTGGATCGCCGCGCTGCGGGCCGACCCCGGCCGGGCCGGGGTCATCGCCCTGGTCGCGGTCGGCGTGCTGGCGGTGCTGGTCACGGTGTTCACCCTGCTGCGCGACCGCACGCCGCCCGTCGCCTCGGCGAATCTACCGGCGGTCCAGATGGTTTCCTCGACAAGCCCGACACCGTCGGCAACCGAGGGGCCGGTGGTGGTCAGCGTGGTCGGCCTGGTGCACAAGCCGGGATTGGTCACCCTGACCGCCGGCGCCCGGATCGCCGATGCCCTTGAGGCCGCCGGCGGCCCACTGGACGGAGCCGATCTGGTCGGATTGAACATGGCCCGCCGGATCGCCGACGGCGAACAGATCATCGTCGGCATCACCGGCCCGCCGGGCGCGCCGTCGCCGATGGGCAGTTCCGTCAGCTCGAATACCGTTGCGGCACCGGCCCAGCCGGATACCGCGCCGGCCGGGACGGCCGTCGACCTCAACACCGCGACCGCCGAGGACCTCGACGCGCTGCCGGGCGTGGGGCCGGTGACCGCCGCGGCCATCATCGCGTGGCGGGAGGCCAACGGCCGCTTCGGCAGTGTCGACCAACTGGGTGAGGTCGACGGTATCGGGCCGGCGCGCCTGGAGAAGCTGCGCAACCTGGTCCATGTGTGA
- a CDS encoding DUF6841 family protein, which produces MALDSAAVGRWFDDYLEVFAAAVRGEREMSELLRRYAVPLLITTDDGVVTLTSADEVASVIQGQVDGLRAQRYHHTSLLNAEVTLLNASSALYRGAFVRHDVTGAELGRVAVTYLVADGSDEVQIAVLASHGD; this is translated from the coding sequence ATGGCACTGGACTCCGCCGCGGTAGGCCGCTGGTTCGACGACTACCTGGAGGTTTTCGCCGCGGCCGTGCGCGGGGAGCGGGAGATGTCGGAGCTGCTGCGCCGGTACGCGGTGCCCCTGCTGATCACCACCGACGACGGGGTGGTGACCCTGACCTCGGCCGACGAGGTGGCCTCGGTGATCCAGGGGCAGGTCGACGGTCTGCGCGCGCAGCGGTACCACCACACCTCGCTGCTCAACGCCGAAGTGACGCTGCTCAACGCGTCCTCCGCGCTGTATCGCGGGGCCTTCGTGCGGCATGACGTCACGGGTGCCGAACTGGGCCGCGTGGCGGTGACCTATCTGGTAGCAGACGGTTCCGACGAAGTGCAGATCGCGGTACTCGCCTCGCACGGCGACTGA
- a CDS encoding RidA family protein, with protein sequence MSAAGGIRPFTFTPADGVPPSVAPFVHATAAGETLHVTGQMPTDTSGSVVSQDIAAQTDQVLTNLLRVTELCGGGLADVVSVRAYLTDWSEYDAFNTAYAAWFPDRLPSRTCVGVTGLAVGARVEIDWVCWRSGGWGSP encoded by the coding sequence GTGAGCGCGGCGGGCGGCATCCGGCCCTTCACCTTCACCCCGGCCGACGGGGTGCCGCCGTCGGTGGCCCCGTTCGTGCATGCCACCGCCGCCGGCGAGACGCTGCACGTGACCGGGCAGATGCCCACCGATACCAGTGGATCGGTGGTGAGCCAGGACATCGCGGCCCAGACCGATCAGGTGCTGACCAATCTGCTGCGGGTCACCGAGCTGTGCGGCGGCGGGCTGGCCGACGTGGTCTCGGTGCGCGCCTATCTCACCGACTGGTCCGAGTACGACGCCTTCAACACCGCGTATGCCGCGTGGTTTCCCGACCGGCTGCCCTCGAGGACCTGCGTCGGCGTGACGGGCTTGGCGGTGGGCGCCCGCGTCGAGATCGACTGGGTGTGTTGGCGAAGCGGCGGCTGGGGCTCGCCCTAG
- a CDS encoding acetamidase/formamidase family protein, which yields MYHVLPATPTTVHWGYFDPALDPVLTVDSGDLVAVEALTHHAGDAPDLLMDNQIRAVFEQVTDRGPGPHLLTGPIAVTGARPGDVLQVDILEATPRLAYGSNLAAHWGYLYDLTAAERVTIYELDAAALRGRALFGYDWTTTPLADQPGTVVEPGSVPRQPALPGVTVPLRPHFGTMGVAPAAAGRVSSVPPGDHGGNIDNWRIGAGGRMYYPVHTAGALLSIGDPHVSQGDGEISGTALEASLNGLLRLTLRRDLPFAVPVLETATELLIHGFGDNLDGAMRAAAVRALDILQRLYGLSRADAYSFMSVAVDFTVTQVVDQRQGVHARIDKRCFPGEWGTAA from the coding sequence ATGTATCACGTCCTGCCGGCCACCCCGACCACGGTGCACTGGGGGTATTTCGACCCCGCGCTGGATCCGGTGCTCACGGTCGACTCGGGTGATCTGGTGGCCGTGGAGGCGCTCACCCACCACGCCGGTGACGCCCCGGACCTGTTGATGGACAACCAAATCCGCGCCGTCTTCGAGCAGGTCACCGATCGTGGGCCCGGCCCGCACCTGTTGACCGGCCCGATCGCGGTCACCGGGGCCCGCCCGGGTGACGTGCTGCAGGTCGACATCCTGGAGGCCACCCCGCGCCTGGCCTACGGCTCGAATCTTGCCGCGCACTGGGGTTATCTCTACGACCTCACCGCCGCCGAGCGCGTCACGATCTACGAACTGGATGCCGCCGCGCTCCGCGGACGGGCGCTGTTCGGCTACGACTGGACCACCACGCCGCTGGCCGACCAACCGGGGACCGTCGTCGAACCGGGAAGTGTCCCGCGGCAACCCGCGCTGCCCGGTGTCACCGTCCCGCTGCGCCCACACTTCGGCACCATGGGAGTGGCGCCGGCCGCCGCCGGGCGGGTGTCCTCGGTGCCGCCCGGCGATCACGGCGGAAACATCGACAATTGGCGGATCGGCGCGGGCGGCCGGATGTATTACCCCGTCCACACCGCCGGTGCCCTACTGTCGATCGGTGACCCACATGTGTCCCAAGGCGACGGCGAGATCAGCGGTACGGCGCTGGAGGCGTCGTTGAACGGGCTGCTGCGCCTGACCCTGCGCCGCGATCTGCCGTTCGCGGTCCCGGTGCTGGAGACGGCGACCGAACTGTTGATCCACGGTTTCGGCGACAACCTGGACGGCGCGATGCGGGCCGCGGCGGTCCGCGCCCTGGACATCCTGCAGCGGCTCTACGGGCTGTCCCGCGCCGACGCCTACTCGTTCATGTCGGTGGCGGTGGACTTCACCGTCACCCAGGTCGTCGATCAGCGTCAGGGTGTGCACGCCCGGATCGACAAGCGCTGCTTTCCCGGCGAATGGGGGACCGCGGCGTGA
- a CDS encoding DUF6480 family protein, producing the protein MATDRQPKAGLPPDPEPSSTPGLLPGGGTDPGDTPPDAGQETQSNNPHPAPPSRVSVTAITSMIPLAVFVLLAVAAAVLLILQICGVFG; encoded by the coding sequence ATGGCCACCGACAGACAACCGAAGGCGGGCCTGCCGCCCGACCCCGAACCGTCGTCGACACCAGGCCTGTTGCCCGGCGGCGGCACGGACCCTGGCGACACCCCGCCGGATGCGGGTCAGGAAACCCAGTCGAACAACCCGCACCCGGCTCCCCCGTCGCGGGTGTCGGTCACCGCGATCACGTCGATGATTCCGCTCGCGGTTTTCGTGCTGCTGGCCGTCGCGGCGGCCGTTCTGCTGATTCTGCAAATCTGCGGTGTTTTCGGCTGA
- a CDS encoding serpin family protein yields the protein MSSAETAELVTSYAGPFNAAILRGHAVTSPLGLWLLLALAGPASSGAARSEVEAVLGTSVEDAAARAAELLGEPHPAVTALAAVWDRNLGQAFDAWARTLPDVVARGPIPSQAEANEWAQTHSRGLIDEFPLRIERLTRMLLASALATDISWRTPLDTTEELGGEFGALISRGLTIRHGTQAVVETDAAGLVAVAAPHTRSALEVLSVIAAPAVAPADVHAAAHQVAALLRGDDRAARRIPDEDLVAGHAWTVTEHREPRTGGPSVQTEWRSHVPAWSASSTHDLKDAPGVAPIVSTLTGFLAEGDLPATFGAAQTAVASYTISGFKAAAVTAIGLVAAGMPTSHEVLVKRIEMRFNRPYAVLACAARDEGPPAWRGVPVFSAWVERPEETAATAVGAPRPVPVRTS from the coding sequence ATGTCATCAGCCGAGACCGCCGAATTGGTGACGTCCTACGCCGGACCCTTCAACGCGGCGATCCTGCGCGGGCACGCGGTCACGTCACCGCTGGGTCTGTGGTTGCTGCTGGCGCTGGCGGGACCGGCCTCCTCGGGCGCCGCCCGCAGCGAAGTGGAGGCCGTTCTGGGCACTTCGGTCGAGGATGCTGCGGCACGCGCCGCCGAACTGCTCGGCGAACCACATCCCGCGGTGACGGCGCTGGCGGCGGTCTGGGACCGCAACCTGGGTCAGGCGTTCGACGCCTGGGCGCGCACCCTGCCCGACGTCGTTGCGCGCGGCCCGATACCCAGCCAGGCTGAGGCCAACGAGTGGGCGCAGACGCATTCGCGCGGCCTGATCGACGAATTCCCGCTTCGCATAGAACGTTTGACCAGAATGCTGCTGGCGTCAGCGCTCGCCACCGATATCTCATGGCGAACGCCGCTGGACACCACCGAAGAGCTGGGCGGCGAATTCGGCGCGCTCATCAGCCGCGGCTTGACGATCCGGCACGGTACGCAGGCGGTCGTGGAAACCGATGCGGCGGGTCTGGTCGCCGTCGCCGCCCCGCACACCAGGTCGGCGCTGGAAGTACTCAGCGTCATCGCGGCCCCCGCCGTGGCGCCGGCGGACGTGCACGCCGCCGCTCATCAGGTGGCGGCGCTGCTACGCGGCGACGACCGGGCGGCACGCCGGATACCCGACGAAGACCTCGTCGCCGGTCACGCCTGGACGGTGACCGAACACCGCGAACCGCGCACCGGCGGTCCGTCGGTGCAGACCGAATGGCGAAGCCACGTGCCCGCGTGGTCGGCGAGCAGCACCCACGACCTCAAGGACGCCCCGGGTGTGGCGCCGATCGTCAGCACGCTGACCGGTTTTCTCGCCGAAGGCGACCTGCCCGCGACGTTCGGTGCGGCGCAGACCGCCGTCGCCTCCTACACGATCTCGGGATTCAAGGCCGCCGCGGTGACGGCCATCGGCCTGGTGGCCGCCGGGATGCCGACGTCGCACGAGGTGCTGGTGAAGCGAATCGAGATGCGGTTCAACCGTCCGTACGCAGTGCTGGCCTGCGCCGCGCGCGACGAGGGGCCACCCGCTTGGCGTGGGGTGCCGGTGTTCAGCGCATGGGTGGAGCGACCCGAGGAGACGGCGGCGACGGCCGTCGGAGCGCCGCGACCCGTTCCCGTCCGGACGAGCTGA
- a CDS encoding aldo/keto reductase, with protein MRYIKLGTTGLDVSPIAIGAMTYGEPDRGHPVWSLDEAASRPLIKHALEAGINFFDTANMYSYGSSEEILGRALKDFADRDDIVIATKLRHPMRPGPNGKGLSRKAIMTEVEHSLRRLGTDYIDLYQIHRNDHDTPLEETLEALHDLVKAGKVRYLGASSMPAWEFAKALHTQARHGWARFVTMQHHYNLLAREEEREMIPLCRDEGVGTIIWSPLARGRLARDWAGAKSTARAETDGVFADLLYTPVEEAANRAIVDAVGAIAADRGISRAQVALAWLRSNPVVTAPLVGANTTAQIDDAVASLDVELTGAEIHALQQPYTPRYDFQGVSDESAAQKIRELVPGYANT; from the coding sequence ATGCGCTACATCAAGCTCGGCACCACGGGACTGGACGTGTCACCCATCGCGATCGGGGCGATGACCTACGGCGAACCCGATCGTGGGCACCCCGTCTGGTCGCTCGACGAGGCCGCCAGCCGGCCGCTCATCAAGCACGCCCTCGAGGCCGGCATCAACTTCTTCGACACCGCCAACATGTACTCCTACGGCTCCAGCGAGGAGATCCTGGGCCGCGCGCTCAAGGACTTCGCCGACCGCGACGACATCGTCATCGCCACCAAGCTCCGGCACCCCATGCGGCCGGGGCCAAACGGAAAAGGGTTGTCGCGCAAGGCGATCATGACCGAGGTCGAGCACAGCCTGCGTCGGCTGGGCACCGACTACATCGACCTGTACCAAATCCACCGCAACGACCACGACACGCCGCTGGAGGAAACCCTGGAGGCGCTGCACGATCTCGTCAAGGCCGGCAAGGTGCGCTACCTCGGCGCGTCCTCGATGCCGGCCTGGGAGTTCGCCAAGGCCCTGCACACCCAGGCACGCCACGGGTGGGCCCGGTTCGTGACCATGCAGCACCACTACAACCTGCTTGCGCGGGAGGAGGAGCGGGAGATGATCCCGCTGTGCCGCGACGAGGGCGTCGGCACGATCATCTGGAGCCCGTTGGCGCGCGGCAGACTGGCCCGCGATTGGGCGGGCGCGAAGTCGACCGCGCGCGCCGAGACCGACGGGGTGTTCGCCGATCTGCTCTACACCCCCGTGGAGGAGGCGGCGAATCGCGCGATCGTCGACGCCGTCGGTGCGATCGCGGCCGACCGGGGCATCAGTCGGGCGCAGGTCGCGCTGGCCTGGCTGCGCAGCAATCCCGTCGTCACCGCACCGCTGGTCGGGGCCAACACCACCGCGCAGATCGATGACGCGGTCGCCTCGCTGGACGTCGAGCTGACCGGCGCCGAGATCCATGCCCTGCAGCAGCCCTACACGCCGCGCTACGACTTCCAAGGCGTCTCAGACGAATCCGCGGCACAGAAGATCAGGGAGCTGGTGCCCGGGTACGCCAACACCTGA
- a CDS encoding TetR/AcrR family transcriptional regulator: MVRSDARENRERIMQAASAAFAENGDVSMNQIAQRAGVGPGTLYRNFATREVLVLAVYQAEVERLVDSVPALLDRFTPLEALRHWTIDLVEAMRRKHGLGDALSAGAHRSMAEQSYGPVISAITTLLEAGKSDGSIRPDADPGDYLQLTGALWRAASGPTDRSQPMLGLILDGLRRQ, encoded by the coding sequence ATGGTGCGGTCTGATGCGCGCGAAAACCGGGAGCGGATCATGCAGGCCGCCAGCGCGGCCTTCGCCGAGAACGGGGATGTCTCGATGAACCAGATCGCCCAGCGGGCCGGTGTCGGCCCCGGCACGCTGTACCGTAATTTCGCCACCCGCGAAGTGCTCGTGCTGGCCGTCTACCAGGCCGAGGTGGAACGCCTCGTCGATTCGGTGCCCGCCCTGCTGGACCGGTTCACCCCATTGGAAGCGTTGCGGCACTGGACCATTGACCTCGTCGAAGCGATGCGGCGCAAACACGGGCTCGGCGATGCCCTGAGCGCCGGCGCGCATCGATCGATGGCCGAGCAGTCCTACGGTCCGGTCATCAGCGCCATCACGACGCTACTGGAGGCCGGCAAGAGCGACGGTTCGATCCGCCCGGACGCCGACCCCGGCGACTACCTGCAACTGACCGGCGCCCTGTGGCGGGCCGCATCCGGGCCCACGGACCGGTCCCAACCCATGCTCGGCCTGATCCTGGACGGACTGCGCAGACAGTGA